One Henriciella litoralis genomic window carries:
- a CDS encoding undecaprenyl-diphosphate phosphatase: protein MSLLQLFVISIVQGISEWLPISSSAHVLLTAHLFGIGGEDELMVNAMAHLGTLFALFAYFWRDTGRAIAGGFELIGVGRKPGRLSANAKLALLILVATPPAVLAGLVYELSPGLEILRSAYVIAAATIIFALALWWADVKGPTHRKEEDMTVKDGILIGLAQALAFIPGVSRSGITMTAARGLGLSRIEAARFGMLCGVPVLLMAGSYACLKLATADAGEITVPLSDGLIVAGLSFVTAFASIWALMAVLNRMSFLPFVIYRLILGVAILAFIPFLSGS from the coding sequence ATGTCCCTTCTACAGCTTTTTGTCATATCGATCGTCCAGGGCATCTCCGAATGGCTGCCAATCTCGTCGTCTGCCCACGTATTGCTCACTGCGCACCTCTTCGGGATTGGCGGGGAAGACGAGTTGATGGTCAACGCGATGGCCCATCTAGGGACGCTGTTCGCGCTCTTTGCCTATTTCTGGCGCGACACTGGGCGCGCGATTGCTGGAGGCTTCGAGCTTATCGGGGTCGGCCGCAAACCCGGCCGCCTGAGCGCGAACGCCAAACTTGCCTTGCTTATTCTGGTCGCGACGCCGCCCGCAGTTCTTGCCGGTCTGGTTTATGAGCTGTCGCCGGGCCTTGAGATTCTGCGCAGTGCTTACGTCATCGCCGCCGCCACCATCATTTTCGCCCTGGCGCTCTGGTGGGCAGACGTCAAAGGCCCGACCCATCGCAAGGAAGAAGACATGACCGTCAAGGACGGCATTCTGATCGGTCTTGCCCAGGCGCTTGCCTTTATTCCCGGCGTTAGCCGGTCAGGCATCACCATGACAGCCGCACGCGGCCTTGGCCTCTCACGGATCGAAGCGGCCCGCTTTGGTATGTTGTGCGGGGTGCCCGTCCTCCTGATGGCGGGGAGCTATGCCTGCCTCAAGCTGGCGACCGCCGATGCAGGCGAGATCACCGTCCCACTATCAGATGGGTTGATCGTCGCGGGCCTCAGCTTTGTGACGGCATTCGCATCAATCTGGGCCCTGATGGCGGTTCTGAACCGGATGAGCTTTCTGCCCTTCGTGATTTACCGGCTCATCCTCGGTGTCGCGATCCTGGCATTCATTCCGTTTCTCTCAGGATCGTAA
- a CDS encoding EscU/YscU/HrcU family type III secretion system export apparatus switch protein, translating into MAEDQNGGGEKEFEATEQRKREARREGNVAQSKEVNAFALMAGMALAAALFVSVLAGGIFAQMQSLFYHADSYADDIFAGGGQQSRDWLISILFGILPVFLVLVVLVLGALVLQGSVAFSAKKIKPDIKKISPPDNLKKKYGPKGLIDFAKDTAKMLFAGLIASYFLYTFVDQYYASSAIRFGQFFQFTFAQVMGLILLYCLFQFVLAAIDLPIQRQMHANQLKMTREDIKKEVKQSEGDPHVKQSRREKASKISRGQMMQNVKTATVVMVNPEHYAVALKWDPDSSKAPVVVAKGVDHLAARIRETAIAHDVPIYRDPPSTRSIYRLVEIDEEIHAEHFAAVAAAIGFVERLRQHL; encoded by the coding sequence ATGGCTGAAGACCAGAATGGTGGCGGTGAAAAGGAATTCGAGGCCACTGAGCAGCGAAAACGCGAAGCGCGCCGCGAAGGTAATGTTGCCCAGTCAAAGGAAGTGAATGCGTTTGCGTTGATGGCCGGAATGGCGCTGGCCGCTGCGCTATTCGTCAGTGTGCTTGCGGGCGGCATTTTCGCTCAGATGCAGTCGCTCTTCTATCACGCAGACAGCTATGCAGACGACATCTTCGCTGGCGGCGGTCAGCAATCCAGAGACTGGCTGATATCCATACTCTTTGGTATCCTGCCGGTTTTCCTCGTCCTGGTGGTGCTGGTCCTCGGCGCTCTTGTCTTGCAGGGCTCGGTCGCTTTCTCAGCCAAGAAAATCAAGCCGGACATCAAGAAGATTTCGCCCCCCGACAATCTGAAGAAAAAATACGGCCCAAAGGGGTTGATCGATTTTGCCAAGGACACAGCCAAGATGCTGTTTGCCGGGCTGATTGCCTCGTATTTTCTCTACACCTTCGTGGACCAGTATTATGCCAGTAGCGCCATTCGCTTTGGACAATTTTTCCAGTTCACCTTTGCCCAGGTGATGGGACTGATCCTGCTCTACTGCCTGTTCCAATTCGTGCTCGCCGCCATAGACCTTCCGATCCAGCGACAGATGCATGCCAACCAGCTGAAGATGACCCGCGAGGACATCAAAAAGGAAGTCAAGCAGAGCGAGGGTGACCCGCACGTCAAACAGTCCCGCCGGGAGAAAGCCTCCAAAATTTCCCGCGGTCAGATGATGCAGAATGTGAAGACGGCGACTGTCGTGATGGTCAACCCGGAGCACTACGCCGTCGCGCTGAAATGGGATCCGGACTCCTCCAAGGCGCCTGTTGTGGTCGCGAAAGGCGTCGATCACCTCGCGGCGCGCATTCGCGAAACCGCCATTGCGCATGATGTGCCGATTTACCGGGACCCGCCATCGACCCGTTCGATCTACCGCCTGGTCGAGATCGATGAGGAAATTCACGCTGAACACTTTGCCGCCGTGGCCGCTGCGATCGGCTTTGTTGAGCGCCTGCGCCAGCATCTTTAG
- a CDS encoding flagellar biosynthetic protein FliR, translating to MPAGLPLTLELAGWIMLLMLIFARLSFVIFFMPGIGEQTVPVRVRLTVLIAFSLAVAASGIVQLPPINSLSGFVGLMLAEGLIGLFLGILLRISIWLLAITGTLIAQVIGLSQLLGIALETQAQTITANMLTMAGAALLLSMDYHVSVFVRMTTLYSEMPVGLISNIDPMYVVRSGFGAFGFAVLLAWPFVAVNLLYNISLGFINKALPSLMVAFVGAPFMIGAGLLLLTVSITTILMVWSERIPSIIGWL from the coding sequence ATGCCGGCCGGGTTGCCGCTCACGCTTGAGCTGGCCGGCTGGATCATGCTGCTCATGCTGATCTTTGCGCGACTGTCCTTTGTCATTTTCTTTATGCCGGGGATTGGCGAGCAGACCGTCCCCGTCCGTGTCCGCCTCACTGTGCTCATTGCGTTTTCGCTGGCGGTTGCAGCGTCTGGTATCGTTCAGCTTCCCCCGATCAATTCACTCTCAGGCTTTGTCGGCCTGATGCTGGCAGAAGGACTGATCGGGCTCTTTCTCGGCATATTGCTGCGCATATCAATCTGGCTGCTGGCCATTACAGGCACCCTCATCGCGCAGGTGATCGGGCTGTCGCAATTGCTCGGTATTGCGCTGGAAACGCAGGCCCAGACGATAACCGCCAACATGTTGACCATGGCCGGGGCCGCTCTGCTCCTGTCGATGGATTATCATGTCAGCGTATTTGTCCGCATGACGACGCTCTACAGCGAAATGCCGGTCGGCCTCATCAGCAATATTGATCCGATGTATGTCGTGCGCAGCGGCTTTGGAGCTTTTGGCTTCGCGGTCCTGCTGGCCTGGCCGTTTGTTGCGGTGAACCTTCTCTACAACATTTCGCTCGGCTTCATTAACAAGGCGCTCCCATCGCTGATGGTGGCTTTCGTCGGCGCGCCTTTCATGATCGGCGCTGGCTTGCTTTTGCTGACGGTCTCTATCACCACAATACTGATGGTCTGGTCGGAACGCATTCCGTCGATCATTGGCTGGCTATAG
- a CDS encoding DUF2383 domain-containing protein, which yields MKTTLLATVALALPLTFSACSSAGLSGPEAAMAEQNEAMAKQNIELPEATQTEIVELNDLTRVYIDAAALYKQAADLPDQQNGLKPALLELAKERNMQREKLQERVLMLGGEPAEMGEALGTAHRSFTSLRTLVDNDSEVAVAEVLRGERYIRDEIDELSGTPMTAETAALLTSLRAEAAENIKMLQDLKMAT from the coding sequence ATGAAGACGACCCTACTCGCAACCGTCGCACTTGCTCTGCCGCTCACCTTTTCTGCCTGCAGCAGTGCGGGTCTGTCCGGCCCGGAAGCCGCGATGGCCGAACAGAATGAGGCCATGGCGAAACAGAACATCGAACTGCCAGAGGCTACGCAGACTGAAATTGTAGAGCTGAATGACCTGACGCGCGTCTACATCGATGCTGCAGCCCTCTACAAACAGGCCGCAGACCTGCCAGACCAGCAAAACGGTCTGAAACCAGCGCTGCTGGAGCTCGCAAAGGAACGCAACATGCAGCGCGAAAAGCTGCAGGAACGCGTATTGATGCTAGGCGGTGAACCAGCCGAGATGGGCGAAGCCCTTGGCACAGCGCATAGGTCGTTCACGTCCCTGCGCACGCTCGTCGACAATGATAGTGAAGTTGCCGTCGCAGAAGTTCTGCGCGGTGAGCGCTACATTCGCGATGAAATCGACGAGCTGAGCGGGACGCCCATGACGGCAGAGACAGCCGCGTTGCTCACGTCACTTCGCGCGGAAGCTGCCGAGAACATCAAGATGCTTCAAGACCTGAAAATGGCAACCTGA
- a CDS encoding complex I NDUFA9 subunit family protein yields the protein MSTGLVTVFGGSGFIGRYAARTLVEAGYRVRIAVRRPHLAGDVRLAGPPGWIDIAQANVRNKMSVERAIEGADYVVNLVGILYEKGKQSFEAAQFDGAVNIAEAAAKAGVKKLVHVSAIGADTDSGSDYARTKAEAEDAVREAFPSATILRPSIVFGPEDDFFNKFGAMTAHPISTVAPFLPAIGGGKTLLQPVYAGDVADAIAAAVARDDTAGKTYELGGPRTYSFREIYDVIGKIVDRKRYAATLPFFIAKPMGLAFGALWRVWPMSSGIFGAPPITGDQVEMLKSDNVVADDALTLKDLGVTELESVESIVPTYLWRYRAYGEFHQKGEA from the coding sequence ATGTCCACCGGTCTTGTAACAGTTTTTGGCGGCTCAGGTTTTATCGGCCGCTATGCGGCGCGCACGCTGGTCGAGGCTGGCTATCGCGTGCGGATCGCCGTTCGACGTCCACACCTCGCTGGCGATGTTCGCCTTGCCGGTCCGCCAGGGTGGATCGACATCGCGCAGGCCAATGTTCGCAACAAGATGTCCGTTGAGCGGGCAATTGAAGGCGCTGACTATGTCGTGAACCTCGTCGGCATCCTTTATGAAAAGGGCAAGCAGAGCTTTGAGGCAGCCCAGTTTGATGGTGCCGTAAACATTGCCGAAGCTGCCGCGAAGGCTGGCGTGAAAAAGCTGGTCCATGTGTCTGCCATCGGCGCCGATACTGACTCCGGGTCCGACTATGCGCGTACAAAAGCCGAAGCAGAGGACGCCGTGCGCGAGGCGTTCCCCAGCGCGACAATTCTTCGGCCATCCATCGTGTTCGGTCCTGAAGACGACTTCTTCAACAAGTTTGGGGCAATGACGGCCCATCCAATTTCGACTGTTGCGCCGTTTCTGCCGGCGATCGGCGGCGGCAAGACGCTCTTGCAGCCAGTATATGCGGGTGATGTCGCAGACGCGATTGCGGCTGCCGTCGCGCGCGATGACACGGCCGGCAAGACCTATGAGCTGGGCGGGCCGCGCACTTATTCGTTCCGCGAAATCTATGACGTCATTGGCAAGATTGTTGACCGCAAACGCTATGCTGCCACTCTGCCATTCTTTATCGCCAAGCCGATGGGGCTCGCCTTTGGCGCCTTGTGGCGTGTCTGGCCGATGTCGAGCGGTATATTTGGGGCGCCTCCGATTACTGGCGATCAGGTGGAAATGTTGAAAAGCGACAATGTGGTCGCCGATGATGCGCTCACGCTGAAAGACTTGGGCGTGACTGAGCTCGAAAGCGTTGAGTCGATCGTGCCGACCTATCTCTGGCGATACCGCGCCTATGGTGAGTTCCACCAGAAGGGCGAAGCGTAA
- a CDS encoding NAD(P)-dependent oxidoreductase codes for MASRMLKFTKIDRSMPDKRDAGQRTGDFDEIYADYAREVAEDQAARCSQCGVPFCQQGCPLSNNIPDWLKLVAEDRLEEAYEVSMATNNMPEICGRICPQDRLCEGICTIEQSGHGTVTIGSVERYITDTAWEEGWVKPVKPPREREQSAGIIGAGPGGLAAAEQLRRKGYQVTVYDRYDRGGGLLIYGIPGFKLEKYVVERRIKRLEDSGIRFEFNTSIGEDVKLTDLRDKHDTLLIATGVYKARDLMVPGAGCTGVHAALDFLTTSNRKGLGDTVPTFDDGTHNAKDKNVVVIGGGDTAMDCVRTAVRQGAKSVRCVYRRDRANMPGSQREVANAEEEGVIFEWLASPEALVDDEAGNLKAVRAARMKLGAPDPSGRQSPEKTGETFDLEADMVIKALGFDPEDLPQLFGESALTVNRWGAVKVDFATLETSIPGVYAAGDIVRGASLVVWAIKDGRDAAESMHRHMKKLERSRAAAPVAAQ; via the coding sequence ATGGCCAGCCGCATGTTGAAGTTCACCAAGATTGATCGGTCTATGCCGGACAAGCGCGATGCCGGCCAACGCACAGGCGACTTCGATGAAATTTATGCTGACTATGCCCGTGAGGTCGCGGAAGATCAGGCCGCGCGTTGTTCGCAATGCGGTGTGCCGTTCTGTCAGCAGGGCTGCCCGCTATCGAACAATATCCCTGACTGGCTGAAACTGGTCGCCGAGGACCGTCTCGAAGAGGCGTATGAAGTCTCCATGGCGACCAATAATATGCCGGAAATCTGCGGCCGCATCTGCCCGCAAGACCGGCTTTGCGAAGGGATCTGTACGATCGAGCAATCCGGGCACGGCACTGTCACAATCGGCTCGGTTGAACGCTATATCACCGACACGGCGTGGGAAGAGGGCTGGGTTAAACCGGTAAAGCCACCGCGTGAGCGTGAGCAGTCTGCCGGCATCATTGGTGCGGGCCCGGGTGGCCTCGCCGCCGCAGAGCAGCTCCGCCGCAAGGGCTATCAGGTGACTGTCTATGATCGCTATGACCGCGGCGGCGGCTTGCTGATCTACGGGATCCCGGGCTTCAAGCTGGAAAAGTACGTTGTCGAACGCCGCATCAAGCGGCTGGAAGACAGCGGCATCCGTTTTGAGTTTAATACGTCAATTGGCGAAGACGTGAAGCTCACGGATCTGCGCGACAAGCACGACACCCTGCTGATCGCAACCGGCGTATACAAGGCGCGTGACCTGATGGTGCCCGGCGCTGGCTGCACGGGCGTCCACGCCGCGCTCGACTTCCTGACAACGTCCAATCGCAAGGGGCTCGGCGACACAGTGCCGACCTTTGATGACGGGACGCACAATGCCAAGGACAAGAATGTGGTTGTCATTGGCGGCGGCGATACGGCGATGGATTGCGTGCGGACTGCGGTCCGGCAGGGCGCAAAATCCGTGCGCTGTGTCTACCGCCGTGACCGCGCCAACATGCCCGGTTCGCAGCGCGAAGTTGCAAACGCCGAAGAAGAAGGGGTGATCTTCGAATGGCTGGCCTCGCCAGAAGCGCTCGTCGATGATGAGGCCGGAAATCTGAAGGCGGTTCGCGCCGCCCGCATGAAGCTCGGCGCGCCAGACCCGTCCGGTCGCCAGTCGCCTGAAAAGACGGGTGAGACGTTCGACCTTGAGGCCGACATGGTCATCAAGGCGCTCGGTTTTGACCCGGAAGACCTGCCGCAACTCTTCGGCGAGTCGGCGCTCACCGTGAACCGCTGGGGCGCGGTAAAGGTCGATTTTGCTACCCTCGAAACAAGCATCCCTGGCGTCTATGCGGCGGGTGATATCGTGCGCGGCGCTTCGCTCGTCGTCTGGGCCATCAAGGACGGACGTGACGCAGCTGAAAGCATGCATCGCCACATGAAAAAACTCGAACGCAGTCGCGCAGCAGCGCCGGTCGCCGCGCAATAA
- a CDS encoding GGDEF domain-containing protein, translating to MTATAKLAPASRSDVPARPDDAEAFETAAQVNQLMAKHNTPPYPETYSFWYAYLRRDCDELVSTIDAMIGSDDPITQFDIRSVCETYLETSSLELASNRIGLAIEKEMNGVSALIKDGLEGNDNFAQKLCQIGAGLPDACTGEGLGQLIAQLVAENDRMAKKSRELTSGLKASQEQITTLSKELEAARQQSNIDPLTGVSNRRALTAQLEHEVTAFEHMEQPLCLVMGDIDNFKQVNDTFGHVVGDEVLKIFANTMRTNVKGRDLVARFGGEEFAIILPQTSMEYAIKLVESIREQFSMKRLVLRQSRQQIGQVTASFGIAELMAGETSSDLLERADEQLYRAKNNGRNRVCAGC from the coding sequence ATGACCGCTACAGCGAAACTGGCGCCTGCCAGCCGTTCAGATGTGCCAGCCAGGCCCGACGATGCTGAGGCGTTCGAAACCGCTGCTCAAGTCAACCAATTGATGGCGAAACACAATACGCCGCCCTATCCTGAAACCTATTCATTCTGGTACGCCTATCTCCGCCGGGATTGTGATGAGCTCGTTTCGACGATCGATGCGATGATCGGATCGGACGATCCGATCACACAATTCGATATCCGGTCGGTCTGCGAGACATATCTTGAGACAAGCTCGCTTGAGCTTGCCAGCAACCGTATCGGCCTAGCTATCGAAAAAGAGATGAATGGCGTTTCCGCCCTCATCAAGGACGGCCTGGAGGGCAATGACAACTTCGCGCAAAAGCTCTGTCAGATCGGCGCCGGACTGCCCGATGCGTGTACAGGCGAAGGTCTTGGTCAGCTTATTGCTCAACTCGTTGCTGAAAACGACCGGATGGCCAAAAAGAGCCGCGAGCTGACCTCCGGCCTGAAGGCGTCGCAGGAACAGATCACGACGCTCAGCAAGGAACTGGAAGCTGCCCGCCAGCAGAGCAATATCGACCCACTCACTGGTGTGTCGAACCGACGGGCGCTCACCGCGCAGCTTGAGCATGAAGTCACCGCGTTTGAGCATATGGAGCAACCGCTCTGTCTGGTCATGGGCGACATCGATAACTTCAAGCAAGTGAATGATACGTTTGGCCATGTCGTTGGCGACGAAGTTCTGAAAATTTTTGCAAATACAATGCGCACGAATGTGAAAGGTCGTGACCTGGTGGCCCGCTTCGGTGGCGAGGAGTTCGCAATCATCCTGCCTCAGACCTCCATGGAATATGCGATCAAACTGGTCGAGAGCATTCGTGAGCAGTTCAGCATGAAGCGTCTTGTCCTGCGCCAGTCGCGTCAACAGATCGGTCAGGTCACCGCATCTTTCGGCATTGCAGAGCTTATGGCTGGAGAGACCTCCTCAGACCTGCTTGAGCGGGCTGATGAGCAACTGTATCGCGCCAAGAATAACGGCCGGAACCGCGTTTGCGCGGGCTGCTAA